In one Flavobacteriales bacterium genomic region, the following are encoded:
- a CDS encoding DUF2079 domain-containing protein yields MLNYLKTHKLAWLVTAVYGVVFCLISLINHYNFRTYGLDLGIYTHGIYSYSHLHWHQFTLGLEGESFNHLGNHFSPIVALLSPFYYLFGTYTLLILQIAAIVFGGWGIYLFAKERLEGFQPELVMVLFFSMWGIYSALAYDWHANVMAAMFVPWFILFYERKDWKKAMMMFVLVLICKENMAVWMAAILAGLAVRDFFLKPNQTNWLFLGSLLGSAIVYFLVVQAVIMPALNTAGVSDHLGNYSHLGNGPVGVIKTMLGKPRHIFYLMFESLQNDPLTFMLKSQLHFMVLVSGGFALIYRPHYLITLAPIYAQKLLSSNPAHWGVYSQYSIEFAPIIALAFVEWMQHFPFEKWKTTLLIGTIATATFFNWHPTRPNTGFYQSAHYQSGLNSEAIYNALELIPADAVVSASNVIVPHVADREKIYLFPVVKDADYLAILTHGRDLYPVDSLEFPQKMVELRSDSLNEIIYDENDFLIIKRKVISEGMR; encoded by the coding sequence ATGCTGAATTATCTTAAAACCCACAAACTCGCATGGCTGGTCACAGCGGTGTATGGCGTGGTTTTCTGTCTGATCTCGCTGATCAATCACTACAATTTCAGAACCTACGGGCTCGATCTGGGCATTTACACCCATGGGATCTATAGCTATTCTCACCTGCATTGGCATCAATTCACGCTTGGATTGGAAGGTGAATCATTCAATCATTTGGGGAATCATTTCTCACCGATTGTCGCGCTGCTTTCGCCCTTCTATTACCTTTTCGGGACCTACACGCTTCTGATTCTTCAGATTGCTGCCATTGTCTTTGGCGGGTGGGGCATTTATCTATTTGCGAAGGAACGACTGGAAGGATTTCAGCCAGAGTTGGTCATGGTGCTATTCTTCAGCATGTGGGGCATTTATTCGGCCTTGGCTTACGATTGGCATGCGAACGTGATGGCCGCCATGTTCGTGCCATGGTTCATCCTGTTCTACGAACGAAAAGATTGGAAAAAAGCCATGATGATGTTCGTCCTAGTGCTCATTTGCAAAGAAAACATGGCTGTTTGGATGGCTGCGATCTTAGCTGGATTGGCCGTTCGTGATTTCTTCCTAAAACCGAATCAGACCAACTGGCTTTTCCTTGGTTCATTACTTGGTTCAGCTATAGTTTATTTTCTCGTTGTTCAGGCGGTCATCATGCCTGCACTGAACACGGCAGGTGTTTCTGATCATCTCGGTAATTACAGCCATTTGGGTAACGGACCGGTTGGAGTAATCAAGACCATGCTTGGTAAGCCACGGCACATTTTCTATCTGATGTTTGAGAGTTTGCAGAACGATCCTTTAACCTTCATGCTCAAATCACAGTTGCATTTCATGGTATTGGTTTCTGGTGGATTTGCTTTGATCTATCGTCCACATTACCTCATCACGCTAGCGCCCATTTACGCGCAGAAATTGTTGTCGTCAAATCCAGCGCATTGGGGCGTTTATTCTCAATATTCGATTGAGTTCGCGCCCATCATTGCATTGGCTTTTGTTGAATGGATGCAGCATTTTCCTTTCGAAAAGTGGAAGACGACTTTGCTTATTGGTACGATTGCCACGGCAACGTTTTTCAATTGGCATCCAACACGACCGAATACGGGTTTTTATCAATCGGCACATTACCAATCGGGATTGAACTCAGAAGCCATTTACAATGCGTTGGAATTAATTCCTGCCGATGCGGTTGTTTCGGCAAGTAATGTGATTGTGCCGCATGTTGCTGATCGGGAAAAAATCTATTTGTTTCCAGTTGTAAAGGATGCGGATTATCTGGCCATTCTAACTCACGGCCGCGACCTTTATCCAGTTGATAGTCTCGAATTTCCGCAGAAAATGGTGGAACTTAGAAGCGATTCCTTGAACGAGATCATTTATGACGAGAATGATTTCCTCATCATCAAACGGAAAGTTATTTCCGAAGGAATGAGATAA
- the rpoN gene encoding RNA polymerase factor sigma-54: MAMKQRLQQKQLQRLSPQQIQLMKLLQIPTIALEQRIKEELEVNPALEEGPEGDEFDDELSDLQNDDQDDFEEDSSADDEFTIEDYLDDDDIPDYKLYANNTSPDDEEREMPLSGGFSFRELLDEQLGMRVLSEQQRTIAETIIGNLDDDGYLRREVYAIVDDLAFTQNIHTNEDEVEDLLDVIQSFEPAGVGARNLQECLLLQLNRKEETDTVHLAKELISNMMDEFSKKHYTKICQRLHIEEDELKKVLDEVLKLNPRPGNSLSDSTKVVQNIVADFMINNEDGKLELTLNGRNAPQLKVSNEYKQMLRAYSETKGKANREQKEAVQFVKQKLDGAKWFIDAILQRQMTLYGTMDAIMEYQKEYFLTGDETKLKPMILKDISDIVGLDISTISRVANSKYVQTQFGTFLLKSFFSESLTTESGEEVSSREVKKILSDAIEGEEKNHPLADEKLAALLKEKGYIIARRTVAKYREQLGIPVARLRKEL; this comes from the coding sequence ATGGCAATGAAACAACGATTACAGCAGAAGCAATTACAGCGACTTTCGCCTCAGCAGATCCAGCTGATGAAGTTGCTTCAGATACCTACAATCGCACTTGAACAGCGCATCAAGGAAGAGTTGGAAGTAAATCCAGCTTTGGAAGAAGGACCAGAAGGCGATGAGTTTGATGATGAACTGTCAGATCTTCAGAATGACGATCAGGATGATTTTGAGGAAGACTCTAGCGCGGATGACGAATTCACGATAGAGGATTATTTGGATGACGATGACATTCCTGACTACAAGCTTTACGCGAATAACACGAGCCCCGATGACGAGGAGCGCGAAATGCCGCTGAGCGGTGGTTTCAGTTTTCGCGAATTGCTTGATGAACAGCTTGGAATGCGCGTTCTTTCTGAACAGCAGCGGACGATTGCCGAGACCATCATTGGGAATTTAGACGATGACGGTTATTTACGCAGAGAGGTTTATGCCATTGTTGACGACCTCGCTTTTACCCAGAACATTCACACCAACGAAGATGAAGTTGAAGACCTGTTGGATGTGATACAAAGCTTTGAACCTGCTGGAGTTGGTGCTAGAAACTTGCAAGAATGTCTTCTATTGCAGTTAAACCGCAAGGAAGAAACAGACACTGTTCATCTTGCTAAAGAACTCATCTCCAATATGATGGATGAGTTTTCGAAAAAGCATTACACCAAAATCTGTCAACGACTTCATATCGAAGAAGACGAATTGAAAAAGGTGCTTGATGAGGTCCTAAAACTCAATCCTCGTCCTGGAAATTCACTTTCCGACAGCACGAAAGTTGTTCAGAACATCGTTGCCGATTTCATGATCAATAATGAAGATGGCAAGCTCGAATTGACACTGAACGGGCGAAATGCGCCTCAACTGAAAGTAAGTAACGAGTACAAGCAAATGCTTCGCGCCTATTCAGAAACAAAGGGAAAGGCCAATAGAGAACAGAAGGAAGCTGTACAGTTTGTAAAGCAAAAGTTGGATGGCGCCAAATGGTTCATTGATGCCATTCTGCAACGACAGATGACACTTTATGGCACCATGGATGCCATTATGGAATATCAGAAAGAATATTTCCTCACGGGAGATGAAACGAAGTTGAAACCGATGATCCTGAAGGATATTTCAGACATCGTTGGCTTGGATATTTCCACCATTTCTCGCGTTGCGAACAGCAAATACGTTCAAACTCAATTCGGGACTTTCTTATTAAAATCCTTTTTCTCTGAATCGTTGACCACAGAAAGTGGCGAAGAAGTAAGTTCTAGGGAAGTGAAAAAGATTTTGAGCGATGCGATTGAAGGCGAGGAAAAAAACCATCCCTTGGCCGATGAAAAATTGGCTGCGTTGCTCAAAGAAAAAGGCTACATCATTGCTAGAAGAACCGTTGCCAAATACCGCGAGCAATTGGGAATTCCAGTTGCACGGCTCAGAAAAGAGCTTTGA
- a CDS encoding alpha/beta hydrolase: MKIAIRLILIGLVGLVCGFIASSWHDDIPVEEIIEKYAYDNSQFVELDGMQVHYRINGDTGETVVLLHGTASSLHTWEGWTNELSKYYRVVSFDMPGFGITGPEPNDNYTRERYQKFIEDVLLKLNVDTCYMAGNSFGGYMAWSFAVNHPDKVKKLAVLNSSGYPRGDQPTPVSFKLQKMDWMKPVLLHLTPQSLVRKSVKVVYFDDWKITEELVERYHELLLREGNRAGLMGKTRQINYDHSEEVKQIKCPTLIMWGDSDGLVNVEAAAKFHADIPNSELLIYENMGHVPMEEIPERSVADFISFLRK, translated from the coding sequence ATGAAAATAGCCATCCGTCTTATTCTTATCGGCCTAGTTGGTCTCGTCTGTGGATTCATAGCATCTTCTTGGCATGATGATATTCCGGTTGAAGAGATCATCGAAAAATATGCTTACGACAATTCGCAGTTCGTAGAATTGGATGGCATGCAGGTTCATTATCGCATCAATGGCGACACAGGCGAAACGGTGGTGCTTTTGCATGGAACGGCTTCCTCTTTGCACACTTGGGAAGGCTGGACGAACGAACTTTCGAAATATTACCGCGTGGTGAGTTTCGATATGCCCGGTTTCGGCATTACTGGACCTGAACCGAACGACAATTACACCCGCGAACGGTACCAAAAATTCATTGAAGATGTTTTACTGAAACTGAATGTGGACACGTGCTACATGGCCGGTAATTCCTTCGGTGGATATATGGCATGGAGCTTTGCTGTCAATCATCCCGATAAGGTGAAGAAGTTGGCTGTGCTCAATTCAAGCGGTTATCCACGTGGAGATCAGCCTACGCCTGTAAGTTTCAAACTTCAGAAAATGGACTGGATGAAACCTGTTTTGCTGCATCTTACGCCTCAATCGTTGGTAAGAAAATCGGTCAAAGTGGTTTATTTCGATGATTGGAAGATCACAGAGGAATTGGTGGAACGTTATCACGAATTATTGCTTCGCGAAGGAAACCGCGCTGGTTTGATGGGCAAGACGCGACAGATCAATTACGATCATTCTGAAGAAGTCAAACAGATCAAATGTCCAACACTTATCATGTGGGGAGATTCGGATGGATTGGTAAATGTGGAAGCTGCGGCTAAGTTCCATGCCGACATTCCAAATTCAGAACTCTTGATCTACGAAAACATGGGTCACGTTCCGATGGAAGAAATTCCTGAAAGATCAGTGGCTGATTTTATCTCATTCCTTCGGAAATAA
- a CDS encoding GntR family transcriptional regulator, which translates to MFKIGEYNTLTIHRFTSVGAYLGEPDAGYDDVILLPNKYLKPGMQEGDELTVFVYLDTEERPVATTQTPRISLGKFEWLEVHSVNRIGAFLDWGLEKHLFVPYAEMVEQMEVGKKYLVGVFLDEKSERLVATPRIGKLLDQSDIQLKTGQEVDLVVYNETELGFQVMINRKHGGLVYENEVFRPIEVGDETKGYIKLVREDGKIDVSLEPLGVASIEPNSRKILDALNRNKGVLHLSDKSAPEDIEEQLHMSKKLFKKAIGGLYKQKLIIIEKDEIRSVIQHSEPERPKHL; encoded by the coding sequence GTGTTCAAAATAGGCGAATACAATACACTTACCATTCACAGATTTACCAGCGTTGGTGCCTATTTGGGCGAGCCAGATGCTGGCTACGATGACGTTATCCTATTGCCCAACAAATACCTGAAACCAGGCATGCAAGAAGGCGATGAACTCACTGTTTTCGTTTACTTGGATACCGAAGAACGCCCTGTTGCCACTACTCAGACACCACGCATTTCGTTGGGTAAATTCGAATGGCTTGAAGTTCATTCTGTGAATCGGATCGGAGCGTTTTTGGACTGGGGTTTGGAGAAACATCTTTTTGTTCCGTATGCCGAAATGGTGGAACAAATGGAAGTGGGCAAAAAATATTTAGTTGGCGTTTTCCTGGACGAAAAATCGGAACGCTTAGTGGCAACTCCGCGCATCGGAAAACTATTGGATCAATCTGACATCCAATTAAAAACTGGTCAAGAAGTCGATCTTGTAGTTTATAATGAAACCGAACTTGGTTTTCAGGTAATGATCAATCGTAAGCACGGTGGATTGGTGTATGAAAACGAGGTTTTTCGACCAATTGAGGTTGGTGATGAAACCAAAGGCTACATCAAACTGGTTCGTGAAGACGGTAAGATCGATGTAAGCCTTGAACCGTTGGGAGTGGCAAGCATCGAACCCAACTCTCGTAAGATTTTGGATGCATTGAACCGAAACAAAGGGGTTCTTCACCTATCCGACAAAAGCGCACCCGAAGACATTGAGGAACAATTACATATGAGTAAGAAACTCTTCAAAAAAGCCATCGGAGGACTTTACAAGCAAAAACTCATTATCATCGAAAAAGATGAGATTCGTTCTGTAATTCAGCATTCTGAACCAGAGCGACCGAAGCATCTTTGA
- the rpsA gene encoding 30S ribosomal protein S1 yields the protein MAEEKKSAETTENKVAANAGADAPKAKKPRIKATPVAEETEESVEAAAPVAEVEVVAEVEAATEEVAEVKPKRTEPRKPAERPADFDWSAIGKKQEVYAEKERAALEAMYDATITSFNSNDVLDGTIIEKTKKDFIVTIGGKSEGIVPLSETRYNPDFEVGNPIEVYIEKVEDKGGQLVLSHRKARALRSWDRVNKALEDDEIIRGQIKCRTKGGLIADVFGIEAFLPGSQIDVKPIRDYDVYVGKIMEFKVVKINNEYKNVVVSHKALIQAELESQKKEIIGKLEKGQILEGTVKNITSYGVFIDLGGVDGLIHITDLSWGRINHPEEIVELDQKINVVILDFDDDKKRIALGLKQLSSHPWDALEKDVNIGDKVKGKVVVVADYGAFVEVAPGVEGLLHVSEMSWSQHLRSAQDFLNVGDEVECVVLTLDKEDRKMSLGIKQLMPDPWTDIVTKYPMGSQHTAKVRSFTNFGIFVELEEGVDGLIHISDLSWNKKVKHPSEFTSIDADIEVQVLEIDAENRRLSLGHKQLEQNPWDVFETVFTIDSVHQGTVTSVNDKGATVALPYGVEGFVPKRHMAKEDGSEVKLEEAADFKVIEFSKDSRRVVVSHAKIHSDEAFASQAEEGDKKKAAGNATSRGVKKVQASQEKTTLGDLDALADLKSQLENSEKAAKKAKK from the coding sequence ATGGCAGAAGAAAAAAAATCAGCAGAAACCACAGAAAACAAGGTTGCTGCAAACGCTGGAGCAGATGCTCCGAAAGCTAAAAAACCACGAATTAAGGCAACACCAGTAGCAGAAGAAACTGAGGAATCAGTAGAAGCTGCAGCACCAGTTGCAGAAGTGGAAGTTGTAGCCGAAGTTGAAGCTGCAACTGAAGAAGTAGCTGAAGTAAAACCAAAGAGAACAGAGCCTCGCAAACCAGCTGAGCGTCCTGCTGACTTTGATTGGAGTGCCATCGGTAAGAAACAAGAAGTTTATGCTGAGAAGGAACGCGCTGCGTTGGAGGCAATGTATGATGCCACCATCACTTCGTTCAATTCTAATGACGTGCTTGATGGTACGATCATAGAAAAGACCAAAAAGGATTTCATCGTAACTATCGGTGGAAAATCTGAAGGTATCGTTCCTTTGAGCGAAACACGATACAACCCTGATTTCGAAGTAGGAAACCCGATTGAGGTTTACATTGAGAAAGTAGAGGATAAAGGTGGACAATTGGTATTGTCTCACAGAAAAGCCCGTGCCCTTCGTTCTTGGGACCGAGTTAATAAAGCCTTGGAAGATGATGAAATCATCAGAGGACAGATCAAATGCAGAACTAAAGGTGGTCTTATTGCCGATGTATTCGGAATTGAGGCATTCCTTCCAGGTTCTCAGATTGATGTGAAACCTATCCGTGACTACGATGTGTACGTAGGTAAGATCATGGAGTTCAAAGTGGTTAAGATCAATAACGAGTACAAAAACGTTGTTGTTTCGCATAAAGCGCTTATCCAAGCAGAACTTGAATCTCAGAAGAAAGAGATCATCGGTAAATTGGAGAAAGGACAGATCCTTGAAGGAACTGTTAAGAACATCACTTCATACGGTGTATTCATCGATCTTGGAGGTGTTGATGGACTTATCCACATCACCGACCTTTCTTGGGGACGAATCAATCATCCAGAAGAAATCGTTGAACTTGATCAGAAAATCAATGTGGTTATCCTTGATTTCGATGACGATAAAAAACGAATCGCTCTTGGTCTTAAACAGCTAAGCTCACATCCATGGGATGCTCTTGAAAAAGACGTTAACATTGGAGACAAAGTGAAAGGAAAAGTTGTTGTTGTTGCTGATTACGGTGCGTTTGTAGAAGTTGCTCCAGGAGTGGAAGGACTACTTCACGTTTCTGAAATGAGCTGGTCACAGCACTTGAGAAGCGCTCAGGATTTCCTTAATGTTGGAGACGAGGTTGAATGCGTTGTCCTGACTCTTGATAAAGAAGATAGGAAAATGTCATTGGGTATCAAACAATTGATGCCAGATCCTTGGACCGACATCGTTACCAAATATCCTATGGGATCGCAGCATACTGCTAAAGTTCGCAGCTTTACCAACTTCGGAATTTTTGTTGAGTTGGAAGAAGGAGTTGATGGTTTGATTCATATCTCTGACCTTTCATGGAACAAGAAAGTGAAGCATCCATCTGAATTCACCAGCATTGATGCTGATATCGAAGTTCAGGTTTTGGAAATCGATGCTGAGAACAGAAGATTGAGCCTTGGACACAAACAATTGGAGCAAAATCCATGGGATGTGTTTGAAACGGTCTTCACAATCGATAGCGTTCACCAAGGAACAGTTACCTCTGTAAATGACAAAGGAGCTACCGTTGCTTTACCTTATGGTGTTGAGGGATTCGTTCCAAAACGTCACATGGCAAAAGAAGATGGTTCTGAAGTGAAATTGGAAGAAGCTGCAGATTTCAAAGTGATTGAATTCAGCAAAGACAGCAGACGTGTCGTTGTTTCTCATGCCAAGATCCACTCAGATGAGGCATTTGCTTCTCAAGCGGAAGAAGGCGACAAGAAGAAAGCAGCTGGAAATGCTACAAGCCGCGGAGTTAAGAAAGTACAAGCAAGTCAAGAAAAGACAACACTTGGAGACCTTGACGCTCTTGCAGATCTCAAGTCTCAACTTGAGAACTCGGAAAAGGCAGCAAAAAAGGCCAAGAAGTAA
- the asnS gene encoding asparagine--tRNA ligase, translating to MAMESIKQLLTTDKIDREVTVRGWVRTKRGNAYVNFVAMNDGSTVNNLQCVFDMEQFSDEALKEVTTGACVSIVGQLVASEGKGQTVEVKATSVKVHGIADPEKFPIQPKKHSLEFLRENAHLRMRTNTFGSVFRVRHALTFAIHKYFNDRGFFNIHSPILTGTDGEGAGEMFRVTMLDPKNPPLNEDGAVDYSEDFFGKQTNLCVTGQLEAELAAMALSKVYTFGPTFRAENSNTSRHLAEFWMIEPEVAFNDIYDNMDLAEDFLKETIKYVMETCPDDLKFLSDRIAEEEKSLPQDKRQPMELLDKLKFVVSNDFARITYTEAVDILQNSQPNKKKKFEYPVDEWGVDLQSEHERFLVEKHFQKPVIITGYPAKIKAFYMKLNEDGKTVAAMDILFPGIGEIVGGSQREERYDVLMKKIEDFHIPLESVWWYMDTRKFGTVEHSGFGLGFERLMMFITGMTNVRDVIPFPRTPNNCEF from the coding sequence ATGGCAATGGAAAGCATTAAACAATTATTGACCACGGACAAAATTGACCGTGAAGTGACGGTAAGAGGATGGGTAAGAACGAAACGTGGAAACGCATATGTCAATTTCGTAGCAATGAATGATGGCTCTACGGTCAATAACCTCCAGTGCGTTTTTGACATGGAACAGTTTAGCGATGAAGCACTTAAAGAAGTGACAACGGGAGCTTGCGTTTCCATTGTCGGACAATTGGTTGCCAGCGAGGGCAAAGGCCAAACTGTTGAAGTAAAAGCGACATCTGTAAAGGTTCATGGAATTGCAGACCCTGAGAAATTTCCAATCCAGCCAAAAAAACACAGTTTGGAGTTTCTTCGTGAGAACGCACACTTGCGAATGCGGACCAATACATTCGGATCGGTTTTCCGAGTGCGTCATGCACTCACATTTGCCATTCATAAGTATTTCAATGATCGCGGATTCTTCAATATCCACTCCCCTATTCTCACAGGTACGGATGGCGAGGGCGCTGGAGAAATGTTCCGCGTTACGATGCTTGATCCTAAAAACCCACCGCTGAATGAAGATGGAGCAGTAGATTATTCGGAAGATTTTTTCGGAAAGCAGACTAACCTTTGCGTAACTGGTCAGTTGGAAGCAGAATTGGCCGCTATGGCACTTTCGAAGGTTTATACTTTCGGACCAACATTCCGTGCTGAAAACAGCAACACCTCTCGCCATTTGGCGGAATTCTGGATGATTGAACCTGAAGTTGCTTTCAACGATATCTACGACAACATGGACCTTGCAGAGGATTTTCTCAAGGAGACAATTAAATATGTAATGGAAACCTGTCCGGACGACTTGAAATTCTTGAGCGACCGAATAGCTGAAGAAGAAAAAAGTCTGCCACAGGATAAGCGCCAACCAATGGAGCTGTTAGACAAACTGAAGTTTGTGGTAAGCAATGACTTTGCTCGTATCACTTATACAGAAGCAGTTGATATTCTCCAAAACAGCCAACCAAACAAAAAGAAGAAATTCGAATACCCTGTAGATGAATGGGGTGTTGACCTTCAAAGCGAACACGAACGTTTCTTGGTTGAGAAACACTTTCAAAAACCAGTGATCATTACGGGTTATCCAGCTAAGATCAAGGCGTTTTACATGAAGCTGAATGAAGATGGAAAAACAGTGGCCGCGATGGACATTCTATTTCCAGGCATTGGAGAAATTGTAGGAGGATCACAACGTGAGGAACGTTATGATGTGCTGATGAAGAAAATCGAAGACTTCCACATTCCACTCGAAAGCGTTTGGTGGTACATGGACACTCGTAAATTCGGAACGGTTGAACACAGTGGTTTTGGCCTTGGCTTCGAACGACTGATGATGTTCATTACTGGAATGACAAACGTTCGAGACGTTATTCCTTTTCCAAGAACTCCGAATAACTGCGAATTCTAA
- a CDS encoding aspartate carbamoyltransferase catalytic subunit: MSGLSVKHLLGIKYITKEDIELIFQTADNFKQVINRPIKKVPSLRDITIANLFFENSTRTKLSFELAEKRLSADVINFSASASSVTKGETLLDTVNNILAMKVDMVVMRHPLPGAGQFLSRNINAVIVNAGDGTHEHPTQGLLDAYSIREKYGEVAGKKVVIVGDILHSRVALSNIFALQKLGAEVRVCGPATLIPKHVESLGVKYEPNLIKALEWCDVANMLRIQLERQDVQYFPTLREYSLQYGLNKQLLDTLSKKITIMHPGPINRGVEITSDVADSEQAIILPQVENGVAVRMAVIYLLAGKIE, translated from the coding sequence ATGAGCGGGTTATCGGTAAAACATCTTCTTGGCATAAAATACATCACCAAAGAGGATATAGAACTGATTTTTCAAACGGCAGATAATTTCAAGCAGGTCATTAATCGACCTATTAAGAAAGTGCCTTCGCTTCGCGATATTACCATCGCTAATCTGTTCTTCGAAAACTCAACTCGAACAAAACTTTCCTTCGAATTAGCTGAAAAGCGTCTGTCTGCAGATGTGATCAATTTTTCAGCTTCAGCTTCTTCAGTAACGAAAGGAGAAACGCTACTCGATACGGTCAATAATATTTTGGCGATGAAGGTGGATATGGTAGTTATGCGTCATCCATTGCCTGGTGCTGGTCAGTTTCTTTCAAGAAACATCAATGCGGTCATTGTAAATGCGGGTGATGGAACGCACGAACATCCAACCCAAGGATTGTTGGATGCGTATTCCATTCGCGAAAAATATGGTGAGGTAGCTGGCAAAAAAGTCGTGATCGTAGGTGATATTCTTCATTCGCGGGTGGCGTTGTCAAACATTTTCGCCCTTCAGAAACTTGGAGCAGAGGTTAGGGTCTGTGGTCCTGCCACGCTTATCCCAAAGCACGTGGAGTCTTTAGGTGTGAAATACGAACCGAACCTTATAAAGGCTTTGGAATGGTGTGATGTCGCCAATATGTTGAGAATTCAGTTGGAACGTCAGGATGTTCAGTATTTCCCAACGTTGAGGGAATATTCGCTTCAATATGGATTGAACAAGCAATTATTGGATACCTTAAGTAAAAAGATTACGATTATGCATCCTGGCCCTATAAACCGTGGGGTTGAAATAACTTCCGATGTGGCTGATAGCGAACAGGCCATTATTTTGCCTCAAGTTGAAAATGGGGTTGCAGTGAGAATGGCAGTTATATACTTGCTGGCTGGAAAAATTGAATAG
- the pyrR gene encoding bifunctional pyr operon transcriptional regulator/uracil phosphoribosyltransferase PyrR codes for MESRIILDSQQLNLSIERICYQLIENHNDFSDTVLVGLQPRGVFVAQRIHKRLEDLLGTKVLLGSLDITFNRDDHRRHDLPLIPSKTKMDFLIEGKNVIMIDDVLFTGRTIRAGMDAMMAFGRPSTVELVVLVDRRFTRQLPIEPNYVGARIDTIVSERVEVALLESGGNDTVKLYSPEAE; via the coding sequence ATTGAGTCGCGCATAATCTTAGATAGCCAACAGCTCAATCTTTCTATTGAAAGAATTTGCTATCAGCTCATCGAGAACCACAACGATTTTTCGGACACGGTTTTGGTTGGATTACAACCCAGAGGCGTTTTTGTCGCTCAGCGAATCCACAAAAGATTAGAAGATCTCCTTGGAACCAAAGTATTGCTTGGTTCATTGGATATCACTTTCAATAGGGACGACCACCGTAGGCACGACCTTCCGCTGATTCCGTCTAAAACCAAAATGGATTTTCTTATCGAAGGAAAAAATGTCATTATGATAGATGACGTGCTATTCACTGGAAGGACAATTAGAGCGGGTATGGATGCGATGATGGCATTCGGAAGACCCTCTACGGTTGAATTAGTAGTTCTGGTTGATAGAAGATTCACTAGGCAACTTCCTATAGAACCTAATTATGTAGGAGCTAGAATTGATACGATTGTTTCCGAAAGGGTAGAAGTGGCTCTTTTGGAAAGTGGCGGCAACGACACGGTTAAACTTTATTCACCTGAAGCAGAATGA
- a CDS encoding PhnA domain-containing protein: MEKEIIARSGSKCELCGSEKDLQFYVVPPKSAGSTDNAIHACGTCFEQLNDSEKVDSNHWRCLNDSMWSTVPAVQVVAWRMLNQLKAEGWPQDLLDMMYLEDETAEWAKDGMLPEGEEAIIHRDSNGVVLSYGDSVVLIKDLNVKGTSMVAKRGEAVRNITLVHDNAEQIEGRVNGQMIVILTQYVKKTN, from the coding sequence ATGGAAAAGGAAATAATTGCGAGAAGCGGTTCAAAATGCGAATTGTGTGGTTCTGAAAAGGACTTGCAGTTTTATGTCGTTCCACCGAAATCTGCCGGTTCTACCGATAATGCTATCCATGCCTGTGGAACTTGTTTTGAACAATTGAATGATTCCGAAAAAGTAGATTCCAATCATTGGAGATGCCTAAATGATAGTATGTGGAGCACGGTTCCTGCAGTGCAGGTGGTTGCTTGGCGCATGCTTAATCAGCTAAAGGCAGAAGGTTGGCCGCAAGACCTGCTTGATATGATGTATTTGGAAGATGAAACCGCTGAATGGGCAAAAGACGGAATGTTGCCAGAAGGCGAAGAGGCCATTATACATAGAGATAGTAATGGCGTGGTTCTGAGCTACGGAGATTCTGTAGTGCTGATAAAGGATTTGAATGTGAAAGGGACAAGTATGGTGGCCAAGCGTGGCGAAGCTGTTCGCAACATTACATTGGTGCACGACAATGCAGAACAGATCGAGGGCCGCGTAAACGGCCAAATGATCGTGATTCTAACGCAATACGTGAAGAAGACGAATTAG
- a CDS encoding TfoX/Sxy family protein: protein MAYSEHLVERVRLRLQKANITDEKKMMGGFIFMVNGKMCIGVDRDKTTGEDRLMVRVGKARHDKLLFKNGSREMDFTGKTMRGFLFISPEGFDAESDLDFWTEKALEFNQMI, encoded by the coding sequence ATGGCTTACAGCGAACATTTAGTAGAACGTGTGAGACTGCGGCTTCAAAAAGCCAACATTACGGACGAAAAAAAGATGATGGGTGGTTTCATTTTCATGGTCAATGGTAAGATGTGTATTGGCGTGGATAGAGATAAAACAACAGGAGAAGACCGTTTGATGGTTCGTGTTGGTAAGGCAAGGCACGATAAGCTGTTATTCAAAAACGGAAGTCGAGAAATGGATTTCACGGGCAAGACAATGCGCGGTTTTCTTTTCATATCGCCCGAAGGATTTGATGCGGAAAGTGATCTGGATTTTTGGACTGAGAAAGCGCTAGAATTCAACCAGATGATTTGA